In the genome of Streptomyces sp. V2I9, one region contains:
- a CDS encoding alpha/beta hydrolase has protein sequence MSGRIGGTGSALTWAALREVKCAELEQAADGWGRVSNRADAARDRVEGRLLPGLRETQKGEAVDAAVWRLRRLGTNFQYIYTECGLLRTTLNSLAHEIKAHQRVLQGALDDAAALRFTVHADGSVTYPAAGEGLADGKPLPGGTATGVPNPGMVAPSGLVAPNPNAGKAQDIADRVAQAVREAADADWRYARILRSLKAQEGLGVSTATWTDAAADAAAVRQAARSYLKDAIPHDASPTERKAWWAGLTDEQREEYLAVYPDQIGNLDGIPALVRDAANRDNLRLLIGKLEGQDGEDAATKLAALREIDRQLRAGTKPGEPPMYLLGIGDQGNGRAIVSYGNPDTSRNVAAYVPGLNTSLDREFAEGDLKRARDTAGAAREIDHSSAVITWLGYDAPQSPDGWSSLAVAGSGPAKTGGHAFNGFMAGLVASNDHADPNLTAIGHSYGSRTVGAATQEEGGIPGVTDIVLVGSPGVGVDHAEDLGVGRGHVYVGAAENDVVTKLPASDRAVISGLGHALGPVGSLAGNLTNGGGGDLWFGTDPASEEFGGRRFAVDPGPPLSFDAHSQYFDPELDSSSAGSIALIAAGRGHEVKQERPR, from the coding sequence GTGAGCGGCCGGATCGGCGGTACGGGCTCCGCACTGACCTGGGCCGCATTACGTGAGGTGAAGTGCGCCGAGCTGGAGCAGGCGGCGGACGGCTGGGGGCGGGTGAGCAACCGCGCCGATGCGGCCCGCGACCGGGTCGAGGGCCGGCTCCTGCCCGGTCTGCGCGAAACACAGAAGGGTGAGGCGGTCGACGCTGCCGTGTGGCGGCTGCGCAGGCTGGGGACGAACTTTCAGTACATCTATACGGAGTGCGGGCTGTTGCGGACCACGCTGAACAGCCTGGCCCACGAGATCAAGGCCCATCAACGGGTGTTGCAGGGTGCGCTGGACGATGCGGCGGCGCTGCGGTTCACGGTGCACGCGGACGGGTCGGTGACGTACCCCGCGGCCGGTGAGGGCCTGGCCGACGGGAAGCCGCTGCCGGGCGGGACGGCCACCGGGGTCCCGAATCCGGGCATGGTCGCCCCTTCGGGTCTCGTCGCGCCCAACCCGAACGCGGGCAAGGCCCAGGACATCGCGGACCGGGTGGCGCAGGCCGTACGGGAGGCCGCTGATGCGGACTGGCGGTACGCCAGGATCCTGCGGTCGCTGAAGGCACAGGAGGGCCTCGGCGTCTCTACGGCGACGTGGACGGACGCGGCGGCCGACGCGGCGGCGGTACGGCAGGCGGCGCGCAGCTACCTGAAGGACGCCATTCCGCACGACGCGAGCCCGACGGAACGCAAGGCGTGGTGGGCGGGCCTGACGGATGAGCAGCGCGAGGAGTACCTCGCGGTGTACCCGGATCAGATCGGCAACCTGGACGGGATCCCGGCCCTGGTACGGGACGCGGCGAACCGGGACAACCTGCGCCTGTTGATCGGGAAGCTGGAGGGCCAGGACGGCGAGGACGCGGCGACCAAGCTCGCCGCGCTGCGGGAGATCGACCGACAGTTGCGGGCGGGGACGAAGCCGGGAGAGCCACCGATGTATCTGCTCGGCATCGGCGACCAGGGCAATGGACGAGCGATCGTCTCGTACGGGAACCCGGATACGTCGCGGAATGTGGCTGCTTATGTGCCGGGGTTGAATACGTCGTTGGACAGGGAGTTCGCTGAGGGGGATCTGAAGCGGGCACGGGATACTGCTGGCGCAGCACGGGAGATTGATCATTCAAGTGCCGTGATCACTTGGCTCGGATATGACGCACCGCAGAGCCCCGATGGCTGGAGTAGTTTAGCTGTTGCCGGATCGGGGCCCGCGAAGACCGGTGGTCATGCCTTCAACGGATTTATGGCCGGCTTAGTGGCGTCGAACGATCACGCTGATCCGAACCTAACGGCTATCGGGCATTCCTACGGGTCACGAACAGTCGGGGCGGCGACGCAGGAGGAAGGAGGGATCCCTGGTGTGACGGACATTGTCCTGGTCGGCAGCCCTGGTGTGGGTGTGGATCATGCTGAAGATCTTGGAGTGGGAAGGGGGCACGTGTACGTAGGTGCAGCGGAGAACGACGTGGTGACCAAGCTCCCGGCAAGCGATCGTGCGGTGATCTCGGGACTTGGGCATGCCCTGGGTCCGGTCGGTTCTCTGGCGGGGAACCTGACGAACGGCGGTGGTGGCGATCTCTGGTTCGGGACGGATCCGGCGAGTGAGGAGTTCGGAGGGCGCCGCTTCGCAGTAGATCCGGGGCCGCCGCTTTCGTTCGACGCGCATTCGCAGTATTTCGATCCTGAATTGGACTCCTCGTCTGCTGGCAGCATTGCGCTGATTGCTGCTGGACGCGGACACGAAGTCAAACAGGAGCGGCCGAGGTGA